The Rhododendron vialii isolate Sample 1 chromosome 8a, ASM3025357v1 genome has a window encoding:
- the LOC131298433 gene encoding uncharacterized protein LOC131298433 isoform X3, whose product MYRTKTKRTTTLIQFSESQPTNRKLLTNQNQDIHRSHFVFRFPTTISQRLQNTFMSLLRCPCLSKDKSDRDEFLKLCKRIEYTIRAWYLLQFEDLMHLYSLFDPIHGAEKLEQQNYTPEEIDILEQNFLTYIFQIMDKSNFKMTTDEEINLAASAQYLLTLPIKVDESKIDKKLLQKYFMKHPHENLPAFADKYIIFRRGFGLHHTTGYFFKHKINTILARLWRCFLRMTGISKLVSKITIQEPTFERIIVVYRRAKSKKESDRGIYVRHFKKIPMADMDIVLPEKKNPSLTPMDWVKFLVSAIIGLVTVVGSLNKSKPNIKVLAPILSAVIGFCAKTYFSFQQNFTAYQNLITRSMYESQLDSGRGTLLHLCDEVIQQEVKEVIISFFILMEQGKATRQDLDKRCEELIKQEFGVTCNFDVDDAVQKLEKLGIVTQDANGRYDCSDLKSANDIIGTTTEEIVLKARQGAATPRHGMQTSDCFM is encoded by the exons ATGTACAGAACAAAAACCAAGAGAACCACAACTCTCATTCAGTTTTCTGAATCCCAACCTACGAATCGCAAGCTACTTACAAATCAAAACCAAGACATTCACAGGTCTCATTTTGTTTTCAGATTCCCAACAACCATCAGTCAAAGACTCCAAAATACCTTCATGAGTCTACTAAGATGCCCTTGTTTAAGCA AAGATAAATCAGACCGGGATGAATTTTTGAAGCTTTGCAAGAGAATCGAGTACACAATTCGAGCTTGGTATCTACTGCAATTTGAAGATTTGATG CACTTGTACTCTCTCTTTGACCCTATCCATGGGGCAGAGAAATTGGAGCAGCAGAACTATACTCCTgaggaaattgatattcttgaACAAAACTTCCTTACATACATATTCCAG ATAATGGACAAGAGCAATTTCAAGATGACAACTGACGAAGAAATTAATCTTGCAGCTTCTGCCCAATATTTGCTTACTCTTCCTATCAAAGTTGATGAATCTAAG ATTGACAAAAAGCTTTTGCAGAAGTATTTTATGAAGCATCCTCATGAAAATCTTCCAGCCTTTGCTGACAAG TACATAATCTTCAGAAGGGGCTTTGGGCTTCATCATACAACTGGCTACTTTTtcaaacataaaataaatacaaTCCTTGCACGTTTATGGAGATGCTTTTTGAGGATGACAGG TATCAGTAAATTGGTGAGCAAGATCACTATCCAAGAACCAACGTTTGAAAGAATCATTGTTGTTTACAG GCGGGCCAAATCAAAAAAAGAATCGGATAGGGGAATTTATGTGAGGCATTTCAAAAAGATTCCAATGGCTGATATGGACATAGTTCTT CCTGAAAAGAAAAATCCGAGTTTAACTCCAATGGATTGGGTGAAGTTCCTTGTCTCTGCCATCATTGGTCTG GTCACTGTCGTCGGCTCACTTAATAAGTCTAAACCTAATATAAAAGTTCTTGCTCCAATCCTCTCTGCTGTAATTGGCTTTTGTGCAAAGACATACTTCTC GTTTCAGCAAAACTTTACTGCGTATCAGAACTTGATCACGCGATCCATGTATGAAAGCCAGCTCGATAGTGGAAGAGGCACTCTTCTTCACTTGTGTGATGAAGTGATTCAACAGGAA GTAAAAGAGGTCATCATTTCATTCTTTATATTGATGGAACAGGGTAAAGCGACTAGGCAG GATCTTGACAAGCGGTGCGAGGAGCTAATTAAACAGGAATTTGGTGTGACATGTAATTTTGACGTGGACGATGCAGTTCAAAAGTTGGAGAAATTAGGCATTGTTACACAG GATGCTAATGGAAGGTATGATTGCAGTGATTTGAAGAGCGCTAATGACATCATCGGAACCACCACAGAGGAGATTGTCCTCAAAGCTAGACAGGGTGCTGCTACTCCTAGACATGGCATGCAAACCTCGGACTGCTTCATGTAA
- the LOC131298433 gene encoding uncharacterized protein LOC131298433 isoform X2 — protein MGRKKKEVIRLEPESVIPILKHKLIMALATSIEDKSDRDEFLKLCKRIEYTIRAWYLLQFEDLMHLYSLFDPIHGAEKLEQQNYTPEEIDILEQNFLTYIFQIMDKSNFKMTTDEEINLAASAQYLLTLPIKVDESKIDKKLLQKYFMKHPHENLPAFADKYIIFRRGFGLHHTTGYFFKHKINTILARLWRCFLRMTGLKRLLYRKSYARFGKDTQGPDEIITDTEQDDLFVERIRIENMKLSISKLVSKITIQEPTFERIIVVYRRAKSKKESDRGIYVRHFKKIPMADMDIVLPEKKNPSLTPMDWVKFLVSAIIGLVTVVGSLNKSKPNIKVLAPILSAVIGFCAKTYFSFQQNFTAYQNLITRSMYESQLDSGRGTLLHLCDEVIQQEVKEVIISFFILMEQGKATRQDLDKRCEELIKQEFGVTCNFDVDDAVQKLEKLGIVTQDANGRYDCSDLKSANDIIGTTTEEIVLKARQGAATPRHGMQTSDCFM, from the exons ATggggagaaagaaaaaagaagtcatCAGATTGGAGCCAGAATCCGTTATCCCAATTCTTAAACACAAGCTTATCATGGCTTTGGCCACTTCCATCG AAGATAAATCAGACCGGGATGAATTTTTGAAGCTTTGCAAGAGAATCGAGTACACAATTCGAGCTTGGTATCTACTGCAATTTGAAGATTTGATG CACTTGTACTCTCTCTTTGACCCTATCCATGGGGCAGAGAAATTGGAGCAGCAGAACTATACTCCTgaggaaattgatattcttgaACAAAACTTCCTTACATACATATTCCAG ATAATGGACAAGAGCAATTTCAAGATGACAACTGACGAAGAAATTAATCTTGCAGCTTCTGCCCAATATTTGCTTACTCTTCCTATCAAAGTTGATGAATCTAAG ATTGACAAAAAGCTTTTGCAGAAGTATTTTATGAAGCATCCTCATGAAAATCTTCCAGCCTTTGCTGACAAG TACATAATCTTCAGAAGGGGCTTTGGGCTTCATCATACAACTGGCTACTTTTtcaaacataaaataaatacaaTCCTTGCACGTTTATGGAGATGCTTTTTGAGGATGACAGG GCTCAAACGTCTTTTATATAGAAAGTCGTATGCACGATTTGGTAAAGATACACAGGGACCCGATGAAATTATCACTGACACAGAGCAAGATGACCTATTTGTTGAACGTATCCGTATAGAAAACATGAAACTCAG TATCAGTAAATTGGTGAGCAAGATCACTATCCAAGAACCAACGTTTGAAAGAATCATTGTTGTTTACAG GCGGGCCAAATCAAAAAAAGAATCGGATAGGGGAATTTATGTGAGGCATTTCAAAAAGATTCCAATGGCTGATATGGACATAGTTCTT CCTGAAAAGAAAAATCCGAGTTTAACTCCAATGGATTGGGTGAAGTTCCTTGTCTCTGCCATCATTGGTCTG GTCACTGTCGTCGGCTCACTTAATAAGTCTAAACCTAATATAAAAGTTCTTGCTCCAATCCTCTCTGCTGTAATTGGCTTTTGTGCAAAGACATACTTCTC GTTTCAGCAAAACTTTACTGCGTATCAGAACTTGATCACGCGATCCATGTATGAAAGCCAGCTCGATAGTGGAAGAGGCACTCTTCTTCACTTGTGTGATGAAGTGATTCAACAGGAA GTAAAAGAGGTCATCATTTCATTCTTTATATTGATGGAACAGGGTAAAGCGACTAGGCAG GATCTTGACAAGCGGTGCGAGGAGCTAATTAAACAGGAATTTGGTGTGACATGTAATTTTGACGTGGACGATGCAGTTCAAAAGTTGGAGAAATTAGGCATTGTTACACAG GATGCTAATGGAAGGTATGATTGCAGTGATTTGAAGAGCGCTAATGACATCATCGGAACCACCACAGAGGAGATTGTCCTCAAAGCTAGACAGGGTGCTGCTACTCCTAGACATGGCATGCAAACCTCGGACTGCTTCATGTAA
- the LOC131298433 gene encoding uncharacterized protein LOC131298433 isoform X6, protein MHLYSLFDPIHGAEKLEQQNYTPEEIDILEQNFLTYIFQIMDKSNFKMTTDEEINLAASAQYLLTLPIKVDESKIDKKLLQKYFMKHPHENLPAFADKYIIFRRGFGLHHTTGYFFKHKINTILARLWRCFLRMTGLKRLLYRKSYARFGKDTQGPDEIITDTEQDDLFVERIRIENMKLSISKLVSKITIQEPTFERIIVVYRRAKSKKESDRGIYVRHFKKIPMADMDIVLPEKKNPSLTPMDWVKFLVSAIIGLVTVVGSLNKSKPNIKVLAPILSAVIGFCAKTYFSFQQNFTAYQNLITRSMYESQLDSGRGTLLHLCDEVIQQEVKEVIISFFILMEQGKATRQDLDKRCEELIKQEFGVTCNFDVDDAVQKLEKLGIVTQDANGRYDCSDLKSANDIIGTTTEEIVLKARQGAATPRHGMQTSDCFM, encoded by the exons ATG CACTTGTACTCTCTCTTTGACCCTATCCATGGGGCAGAGAAATTGGAGCAGCAGAACTATACTCCTgaggaaattgatattcttgaACAAAACTTCCTTACATACATATTCCAG ATAATGGACAAGAGCAATTTCAAGATGACAACTGACGAAGAAATTAATCTTGCAGCTTCTGCCCAATATTTGCTTACTCTTCCTATCAAAGTTGATGAATCTAAG ATTGACAAAAAGCTTTTGCAGAAGTATTTTATGAAGCATCCTCATGAAAATCTTCCAGCCTTTGCTGACAAG TACATAATCTTCAGAAGGGGCTTTGGGCTTCATCATACAACTGGCTACTTTTtcaaacataaaataaatacaaTCCTTGCACGTTTATGGAGATGCTTTTTGAGGATGACAGG GCTCAAACGTCTTTTATATAGAAAGTCGTATGCACGATTTGGTAAAGATACACAGGGACCCGATGAAATTATCACTGACACAGAGCAAGATGACCTATTTGTTGAACGTATCCGTATAGAAAACATGAAACTCAG TATCAGTAAATTGGTGAGCAAGATCACTATCCAAGAACCAACGTTTGAAAGAATCATTGTTGTTTACAG GCGGGCCAAATCAAAAAAAGAATCGGATAGGGGAATTTATGTGAGGCATTTCAAAAAGATTCCAATGGCTGATATGGACATAGTTCTT CCTGAAAAGAAAAATCCGAGTTTAACTCCAATGGATTGGGTGAAGTTCCTTGTCTCTGCCATCATTGGTCTG GTCACTGTCGTCGGCTCACTTAATAAGTCTAAACCTAATATAAAAGTTCTTGCTCCAATCCTCTCTGCTGTAATTGGCTTTTGTGCAAAGACATACTTCTC GTTTCAGCAAAACTTTACTGCGTATCAGAACTTGATCACGCGATCCATGTATGAAAGCCAGCTCGATAGTGGAAGAGGCACTCTTCTTCACTTGTGTGATGAAGTGATTCAACAGGAA GTAAAAGAGGTCATCATTTCATTCTTTATATTGATGGAACAGGGTAAAGCGACTAGGCAG GATCTTGACAAGCGGTGCGAGGAGCTAATTAAACAGGAATTTGGTGTGACATGTAATTTTGACGTGGACGATGCAGTTCAAAAGTTGGAGAAATTAGGCATTGTTACACAG GATGCTAATGGAAGGTATGATTGCAGTGATTTGAAGAGCGCTAATGACATCATCGGAACCACCACAGAGGAGATTGTCCTCAAAGCTAGACAGGGTGCTGCTACTCCTAGACATGGCATGCAAACCTCGGACTGCTTCATGTAA
- the LOC131298433 gene encoding uncharacterized protein LOC131298433 isoform X5 — MYRTKTKRTTTLIQFSESQPTNRKLLTNQNQDIHRSHFVFRFPTTISQRLQNTFMSLLRCPCLSKDKSDRDEFLKLCKRIEYTIRAWYLLQFEDLMHLYSLFDPIHGAEKLEQQNYTPEEIDILEQNFLTYIFQYIIFRRGFGLHHTTGYFFKHKINTILARLWRCFLRMTGLKRLLYRKSYARFGKDTQGPDEIITDTEQDDLFVERIRIENMKLSISKLVSKITIQEPTFERIIVVYRRAKSKKESDRGIYVRHFKKIPMADMDIVLPEKKNPSLTPMDWVKFLVSAIIGLVTVVGSLNKSKPNIKVLAPILSAVIGFCAKTYFSFQQNFTAYQNLITRSMYESQLDSGRGTLLHLCDEVIQQEVKEVIISFFILMEQGKATRQDLDKRCEELIKQEFGVTCNFDVDDAVQKLEKLGIVTQDANGRYDCSDLKSANDIIGTTTEEIVLKARQGAATPRHGMQTSDCFM, encoded by the exons ATGTACAGAACAAAAACCAAGAGAACCACAACTCTCATTCAGTTTTCTGAATCCCAACCTACGAATCGCAAGCTACTTACAAATCAAAACCAAGACATTCACAGGTCTCATTTTGTTTTCAGATTCCCAACAACCATCAGTCAAAGACTCCAAAATACCTTCATGAGTCTACTAAGATGCCCTTGTTTAAGCA AAGATAAATCAGACCGGGATGAATTTTTGAAGCTTTGCAAGAGAATCGAGTACACAATTCGAGCTTGGTATCTACTGCAATTTGAAGATTTGATG CACTTGTACTCTCTCTTTGACCCTATCCATGGGGCAGAGAAATTGGAGCAGCAGAACTATACTCCTgaggaaattgatattcttgaACAAAACTTCCTTACATACATATTCCAG TACATAATCTTCAGAAGGGGCTTTGGGCTTCATCATACAACTGGCTACTTTTtcaaacataaaataaatacaaTCCTTGCACGTTTATGGAGATGCTTTTTGAGGATGACAGG GCTCAAACGTCTTTTATATAGAAAGTCGTATGCACGATTTGGTAAAGATACACAGGGACCCGATGAAATTATCACTGACACAGAGCAAGATGACCTATTTGTTGAACGTATCCGTATAGAAAACATGAAACTCAG TATCAGTAAATTGGTGAGCAAGATCACTATCCAAGAACCAACGTTTGAAAGAATCATTGTTGTTTACAG GCGGGCCAAATCAAAAAAAGAATCGGATAGGGGAATTTATGTGAGGCATTTCAAAAAGATTCCAATGGCTGATATGGACATAGTTCTT CCTGAAAAGAAAAATCCGAGTTTAACTCCAATGGATTGGGTGAAGTTCCTTGTCTCTGCCATCATTGGTCTG GTCACTGTCGTCGGCTCACTTAATAAGTCTAAACCTAATATAAAAGTTCTTGCTCCAATCCTCTCTGCTGTAATTGGCTTTTGTGCAAAGACATACTTCTC GTTTCAGCAAAACTTTACTGCGTATCAGAACTTGATCACGCGATCCATGTATGAAAGCCAGCTCGATAGTGGAAGAGGCACTCTTCTTCACTTGTGTGATGAAGTGATTCAACAGGAA GTAAAAGAGGTCATCATTTCATTCTTTATATTGATGGAACAGGGTAAAGCGACTAGGCAG GATCTTGACAAGCGGTGCGAGGAGCTAATTAAACAGGAATTTGGTGTGACATGTAATTTTGACGTGGACGATGCAGTTCAAAAGTTGGAGAAATTAGGCATTGTTACACAG GATGCTAATGGAAGGTATGATTGCAGTGATTTGAAGAGCGCTAATGACATCATCGGAACCACCACAGAGGAGATTGTCCTCAAAGCTAGACAGGGTGCTGCTACTCCTAGACATGGCATGCAAACCTCGGACTGCTTCATGTAA
- the LOC131298433 gene encoding uncharacterized protein LOC131298433 isoform X1, whose translation MYRTKTKRTTTLIQFSESQPTNRKLLTNQNQDIHRSHFVFRFPTTISQRLQNTFMSLLRCPCLSKDKSDRDEFLKLCKRIEYTIRAWYLLQFEDLMHLYSLFDPIHGAEKLEQQNYTPEEIDILEQNFLTYIFQIMDKSNFKMTTDEEINLAASAQYLLTLPIKVDESKIDKKLLQKYFMKHPHENLPAFADKYIIFRRGFGLHHTTGYFFKHKINTILARLWRCFLRMTGLKRLLYRKSYARFGKDTQGPDEIITDTEQDDLFVERIRIENMKLSISKLVSKITIQEPTFERIIVVYRRAKSKKESDRGIYVRHFKKIPMADMDIVLPEKKNPSLTPMDWVKFLVSAIIGLVTVVGSLNKSKPNIKVLAPILSAVIGFCAKTYFSFQQNFTAYQNLITRSMYESQLDSGRGTLLHLCDEVIQQEVKEVIISFFILMEQGKATRQDLDKRCEELIKQEFGVTCNFDVDDAVQKLEKLGIVTQDANGRYDCSDLKSANDIIGTTTEEIVLKARQGAATPRHGMQTSDCFM comes from the exons ATGTACAGAACAAAAACCAAGAGAACCACAACTCTCATTCAGTTTTCTGAATCCCAACCTACGAATCGCAAGCTACTTACAAATCAAAACCAAGACATTCACAGGTCTCATTTTGTTTTCAGATTCCCAACAACCATCAGTCAAAGACTCCAAAATACCTTCATGAGTCTACTAAGATGCCCTTGTTTAAGCA AAGATAAATCAGACCGGGATGAATTTTTGAAGCTTTGCAAGAGAATCGAGTACACAATTCGAGCTTGGTATCTACTGCAATTTGAAGATTTGATG CACTTGTACTCTCTCTTTGACCCTATCCATGGGGCAGAGAAATTGGAGCAGCAGAACTATACTCCTgaggaaattgatattcttgaACAAAACTTCCTTACATACATATTCCAG ATAATGGACAAGAGCAATTTCAAGATGACAACTGACGAAGAAATTAATCTTGCAGCTTCTGCCCAATATTTGCTTACTCTTCCTATCAAAGTTGATGAATCTAAG ATTGACAAAAAGCTTTTGCAGAAGTATTTTATGAAGCATCCTCATGAAAATCTTCCAGCCTTTGCTGACAAG TACATAATCTTCAGAAGGGGCTTTGGGCTTCATCATACAACTGGCTACTTTTtcaaacataaaataaatacaaTCCTTGCACGTTTATGGAGATGCTTTTTGAGGATGACAGG GCTCAAACGTCTTTTATATAGAAAGTCGTATGCACGATTTGGTAAAGATACACAGGGACCCGATGAAATTATCACTGACACAGAGCAAGATGACCTATTTGTTGAACGTATCCGTATAGAAAACATGAAACTCAG TATCAGTAAATTGGTGAGCAAGATCACTATCCAAGAACCAACGTTTGAAAGAATCATTGTTGTTTACAG GCGGGCCAAATCAAAAAAAGAATCGGATAGGGGAATTTATGTGAGGCATTTCAAAAAGATTCCAATGGCTGATATGGACATAGTTCTT CCTGAAAAGAAAAATCCGAGTTTAACTCCAATGGATTGGGTGAAGTTCCTTGTCTCTGCCATCATTGGTCTG GTCACTGTCGTCGGCTCACTTAATAAGTCTAAACCTAATATAAAAGTTCTTGCTCCAATCCTCTCTGCTGTAATTGGCTTTTGTGCAAAGACATACTTCTC GTTTCAGCAAAACTTTACTGCGTATCAGAACTTGATCACGCGATCCATGTATGAAAGCCAGCTCGATAGTGGAAGAGGCACTCTTCTTCACTTGTGTGATGAAGTGATTCAACAGGAA GTAAAAGAGGTCATCATTTCATTCTTTATATTGATGGAACAGGGTAAAGCGACTAGGCAG GATCTTGACAAGCGGTGCGAGGAGCTAATTAAACAGGAATTTGGTGTGACATGTAATTTTGACGTGGACGATGCAGTTCAAAAGTTGGAGAAATTAGGCATTGTTACACAG GATGCTAATGGAAGGTATGATTGCAGTGATTTGAAGAGCGCTAATGACATCATCGGAACCACCACAGAGGAGATTGTCCTCAAAGCTAGACAGGGTGCTGCTACTCCTAGACATGGCATGCAAACCTCGGACTGCTTCATGTAA
- the LOC131298433 gene encoding uncharacterized protein LOC131298433 isoform X4: MYRTKTKRTTTLIQFSESQPTNRKLLTNQNQDIHRSHFVFRFPTTISQRLQNTFMSLLRCPCLSKDKSDRDEFLKLCKRIEYTIRAWYLLQFEDLMHLYSLFDPIHGAEKLEQQNYTPEEIDILEQNFLTYIFQIMDKSNFKMTTDEEINLAASAQYLLTLPIKVDESKIDKKLLQKYFMKHPHENLPAFADKYIIFRRGFGLHHTTGYFFKHKINTILARLWRCFLRMTGLKRLLYRKSYARFGKDTQGPDEIITDTEQDDLFVERIRIENMKLSISKLVSKITIQEPTFERIIVVYRRAKSKKESDRGIYVRHFKKIPMADMDIVLPEKKNPSLTPMDWVKFLVSAIIGLVTVVGSLNKSKPNIKVLAPILSAVIGFCAKTYFSFQQNFTAYQNLITRSMYESQLDSGRGTLLHLCDEVIQQEVKEVIISFFILMEQGKATRQDLDKRCEELIKQEFGVTCNFDVDDAVQKLEKLGIVTQ, translated from the exons ATGTACAGAACAAAAACCAAGAGAACCACAACTCTCATTCAGTTTTCTGAATCCCAACCTACGAATCGCAAGCTACTTACAAATCAAAACCAAGACATTCACAGGTCTCATTTTGTTTTCAGATTCCCAACAACCATCAGTCAAAGACTCCAAAATACCTTCATGAGTCTACTAAGATGCCCTTGTTTAAGCA AAGATAAATCAGACCGGGATGAATTTTTGAAGCTTTGCAAGAGAATCGAGTACACAATTCGAGCTTGGTATCTACTGCAATTTGAAGATTTGATG CACTTGTACTCTCTCTTTGACCCTATCCATGGGGCAGAGAAATTGGAGCAGCAGAACTATACTCCTgaggaaattgatattcttgaACAAAACTTCCTTACATACATATTCCAG ATAATGGACAAGAGCAATTTCAAGATGACAACTGACGAAGAAATTAATCTTGCAGCTTCTGCCCAATATTTGCTTACTCTTCCTATCAAAGTTGATGAATCTAAG ATTGACAAAAAGCTTTTGCAGAAGTATTTTATGAAGCATCCTCATGAAAATCTTCCAGCCTTTGCTGACAAG TACATAATCTTCAGAAGGGGCTTTGGGCTTCATCATACAACTGGCTACTTTTtcaaacataaaataaatacaaTCCTTGCACGTTTATGGAGATGCTTTTTGAGGATGACAGG GCTCAAACGTCTTTTATATAGAAAGTCGTATGCACGATTTGGTAAAGATACACAGGGACCCGATGAAATTATCACTGACACAGAGCAAGATGACCTATTTGTTGAACGTATCCGTATAGAAAACATGAAACTCAG TATCAGTAAATTGGTGAGCAAGATCACTATCCAAGAACCAACGTTTGAAAGAATCATTGTTGTTTACAG GCGGGCCAAATCAAAAAAAGAATCGGATAGGGGAATTTATGTGAGGCATTTCAAAAAGATTCCAATGGCTGATATGGACATAGTTCTT CCTGAAAAGAAAAATCCGAGTTTAACTCCAATGGATTGGGTGAAGTTCCTTGTCTCTGCCATCATTGGTCTG GTCACTGTCGTCGGCTCACTTAATAAGTCTAAACCTAATATAAAAGTTCTTGCTCCAATCCTCTCTGCTGTAATTGGCTTTTGTGCAAAGACATACTTCTC GTTTCAGCAAAACTTTACTGCGTATCAGAACTTGATCACGCGATCCATGTATGAAAGCCAGCTCGATAGTGGAAGAGGCACTCTTCTTCACTTGTGTGATGAAGTGATTCAACAGGAA GTAAAAGAGGTCATCATTTCATTCTTTATATTGATGGAACAGGGTAAAGCGACTAGGCAG GATCTTGACAAGCGGTGCGAGGAGCTAATTAAACAGGAATTTGGTGTGACATGTAATTTTGACGTGGACGATGCAGTTCAAAAGTTGGAGAAATTAGGCATTGTTACACAG TGA